Within the Leptospira licerasiae serovar Varillal str. VAR 010 genome, the region ACGGAAGGACCGACCGTTCTTAGCCGAGTAAACATGAAACGAACCGTAAATATTTTAGCGGACGCGCAAGGGAGAGATATAGGCTCCGTATCTTCCGATATCGAAAAGATCATCCGAGAGACCAAGGCTCCTTCAGGTTACAAGATAGTGATCACCGGTGAGATAGAAAAAATGAGGGACTCGCTTACTCAATTAGGCGGAGGATTCTTTCTCTCCGCGTTTTTAGTGTATATGATCCTAGTAGTCCAATTTAGATCCTTCATTCTTCCAGGAATCATGATGATGACGGTTCCCTTAGGAATGGTCGGGATCGTATTAATGTTCGCGTTAAGCGGAACATACTATAGCCTCCAAGCAGGGATCGGAACAATTTTCCTTATCGGGATCGCAGTTTCAAATGGAGTACTTTTAATAGAATTCATACTTCATATGATCCAACACGAAAGAATGGATTTGGATCGTGGGATCATCGAGGGAGCTAAAGCTCGTTTAAGACCGATCATGATGACTTCGCTTGCATCGATGCTTGGATTAACTCCTATGGCAATCGGATTCGGTAAAGGAGCGGAGGCGAATATTCCATTAGGAAGAGCCGTAATCGGAGGACAATTCTTAGCGACATTACTCACGATATTCGTCCTACCTGCAATCTTCAGATATCTGTACTCCAAATTTTATCTGAAGAGCGGAAAGGTTGAGGTTTAGGAGGAAACGATGTTCAGAAAAACAGTTCAAATTATCTTAATATTCTTATTCTCCGGTTCTCCAGGGCTCTTTTCCCAAACGGAGACGGTTATCAGCATCGAAGATTTTATGGCTAAGGCGGAAAAGACCAGTCCAGACGTGGCAGCAAAAATTTTCCAAGCAAAACGAGCTGAAGAAGATGTAGGAGCAGCCAAATCTGCGTATATGCCTACCGCATACTTTTCGGGAATGGTAACCTCCGGACTTCCGGGATCATTCGGAGAACCCGGAGTCATGGTTCCAAGAGGTGTAATGGTCTCTCCTTTTCATGCGGGACCTTCTGCCGGTATTTGGGGGCAATATACTCTCTATGATTGGGGAAGAAGGGAGAATGACGTAAAAGTTGCAGAGACGCAAGCAAAAGAAAGAAAAGAAGAGATCCGCATAGCTAGGGTCGAGGTTTTAGACACTTCGGTCCGAAGTTACTATGCATGTTCTAGAAATAGAAGTCTTTCGGAGCTTTGGTCCGGACTGAACGGTGACTTGGAGATCATTCACAGAGAAGTACTCCGATTCGTACGGAACGGGCAGAAGTCCATCGTGGACAAATATCTGATCGAAGCCCAAGTCGAGCAGATCAAGACCCAAACACACGACTACGAACTTCGTTTAAATAAGGGAAGAGAGGAACTAGGTCTATTGATCCAAGAGGATTGGAACAATTTCTCTTGTCCATCTATCACTTCGATTAATTTGGGTCCACTACCGGAAACGGAAAGTAAATCCTCAAAGGAATCTCAATCGGAAAAGAACACTACTTACGATAATTCGCCGATCGTAAACCGTGCAAAAATGGAACTGCTTGCCGCTGAAGCAAAATTGGACCGTTCCAAGGCCGACTTTATGCCGGAACTTAAGTCCTCTTACTCAGTGGGAACTTTCGAGCAAGCTCGCTTGGTTCCTTACCAGAACTATTCTGCAAACCTTTCCTTAGTAGTTCCCGTCTTCGAAGGAATGAAAACAGTAAGAGAAGTAAAAGCCGCCGAACATGAAGTTTCTTCAAAAAGAAAAGAACTTGAAGCTGCAAGAAAGAAAATAGCCGAGCTGAACATAGGCTTAGGAAAGACCATCGATTCCTCTGCACTGCGTATCCGACACCTAAGAAACGAAGTAAGTCTTGCTAAAACAGCCTACGAAGTCGCGAGGAACCGTTACACAAGTTATCAAGGGAATTTAGTGGATTTTAGGGAAGCGTTCCGAAATCTACTGCGTGCAAACGGAGAACTGATCGACGCGTATACGGAATATCTGATCTACACGAAAGTGAAAGATCTGGTCAACGGAAATATATAAGGAATTCTTTATGAAACAAACTCGACTCGTATATTTTCTTACGTTCGGTACATTCATACTTACGGTCGGATCATTTTGTATGAAAGGAGATCCGACGTATACCGACCAAAAACATGCTAAAAAATTATTATTCGAAACCGGAATGCTCAAATGCCTTTCTTCAGGAGGGACTGCTGGGGATATAGGTAATGTGCAAGCCTTGGTCACCGAGATAATATCTCAGAATCCAACTATTGCGCCTTCGGACGAATCCAGCCAATATTTTAAATCGGACGCAGTCCATAATTGTGAATTGGCAATCTTAAATGCGGATATAGTCGCCTGCGATTTCAGTGATTTTATCGCGGCGGATTATTTTTCCGGCCATAAGATATGCCATCTCACACCAAGTAGAAAATTCAGATTGGATAATCAGAATCACTGAAACTGGAGCGCAGAAAGAACAATTTGAAAGAATCTCTTTAGGACTTTCCTGCTAATTTTTTCTTAGCAAGTTCCTGCATCTTTAGGAATTCCTCTAACTTCATATTTGTTCTTTCTCCAACCGGAGAATTGTTTACTTCGCTATGATTATGAACGTAAGGGATCCCGATCTTTAATAGATCATCCTTATCTATTACGATCGTTTTTGCTCCTTTTGTAACCGTGAGATAGTCCGACGTGGGGATCATCTTAGAATGGTCTGCACTATTTTCCAGTTCCACCTTACCTTGGCAATGACAGATAAAAGTCATGTCATCCACGATGGAAGTATAGAACTTAGTTCCCCTTACACCTGCGGTGGTTGTCGGAGTTCCTAAACTTAAGCCCTCGCCTTTTACAAGTTTATTGGAGAGGATCCAAGATCTTCCCTTTTCTTGAAAAAATTTTTTATCGGAATTAATATCGTCGAAACGGAATCTGGAACCGGATTGGATTTCCAACAACGAAGAATTCTCTCCGAACGCGATCATCGCAGTCGCGCCCTCGTCCGTTACTAAGATGTCTCCTTTTTGGATCTCTTTGCTAACTTCCGCCTTTGATTTTTCCGGACCTCTTTCTAAGGTCACGTTCCCAACAACGAATGTGATTACCCCTTTACCTGCATCCGCTTCCTTTTTGCCGCAGGAAAACAGAATGCATATTAAACCCAAAAGAAATAGAACTGATACCTTTTTCATAGCGATCGATCTTGGAGACATTATGGAAGTAAGTAAATCGATTTTTAAGAGATCGATCTACTTATTATTATTCTAAACGAGGAATATTCGCGAGCTGATTCACATCCTCGCCAGGAACTAAAATAAATTCTCCAGTGGAACCTTTTAGTCTGCTTTCGAGAAACGGTTTGTATTCTTCCGAATTATAAAATTTTTGCACTGCTTCTTTGGAAGGCCATTCTATGATCAAAAATAATTGAGGGAGCTGCCTGTCCCCTTCCATCTTCTCCATATTCGTTGTCCTGGAGAGATACCTTCCTCCGAATTTTTCCACCATTTTAGTTACATTACGAACATATGCGGGGATCCAACGACTGCTGGCTATATTTAATTCTGCTACTGAGTAATACTTCATGACCTTCTCCATTCTAAGATTTTGAGATATAGGCAAGTCTTTTCGGCATTAATTTGAAGAGTAAACTACTACTTTTTGAGGATGATATTATAAGATCAGTCGAATCGTACTCGGTTTTGGTGCAAAATTCTTCCTGAAACAGCGGGATTATAATCGGTCTTTAGAAGGATCGATAGAATATTCCGGCCGAGGAAAAAATGCAAAAAGAACATTTCGATGTGATCACCGTGGGCGCAGGTTTATCAGGGATCAGTGCCGGCTATCATCTGCAAAAACTTTGCCCAGGCAAAAAATACACCATCTTAGAAAGTAGATCGGATATAGGCGGGACTTGGAGCTTATTTCGTTACCCTGGAATTCGCTCCGATTCAGATATGTTTACCTTAGGTTATTCTTTCCGACCTTGGAAGGAAGCAAAGGCAATCGCCGACGGACCTTCTATCCTAAATTATGTAAGAGAAACTGCATCCGAATTCGGAATAGATCGCAATATACGTTTTGAACATAGAGTAACGTCAACCTCTTGGTCCAGTAAGGAAAATTGTTGGACGATTAATGTAGAAGTCGGACCCAAAAGAGAAAAAAGAACTTACACTGCGGATTTTCTTTATATCTGCAGCGGTTACTACAACTATGATAAAGGGTTCACTCCGAATTTTCCGGGGGCAAAAAACTTTAAGGGTCAGATCATCCACCCACAACATTGGCCGGAAAATTTAGACTATAAAGGCAAAAAAGTCGTGGTTATCGGGAGCGGCGCAACTGCGGTCACATTGGTCCCGTCTATGGCGGACGATGCGTCTCATGTAACGATGCTGCAAAGGTCACCGACCTATATTACTAGCCTTCCTTCTAAGGATATAGTTGCGGACTTTTTACGATTCGTTCTACCGGCGAAAATTGCTCATCATATCACTAGGATCAAAAACATTCTGATCCAGATTTGGTTTTACCAAATATGCAAAAGATTTCCCAACTTTGCGAAGTGGTTAATCAGAGCAAGATTGAAAGCTTCTCTCCCTAAAGGTTACGATATAGATACTCATTTCAAACCGAACTACCAACCTTGGGACCAAAGGGTCTGCTTGGTCCCTGACTCTGATCTTTTCAAGGCGATCTCCAAAGGTAAAGCGTCCATCGTTACAGATCATATTGAGACTTTCACACCGAAAGGAATTACATTAAGATCAGGAAAGGAATTGGAAGCGGACATTATCGTTACCGCGACAGGTTTGGAATTGCTCGCAATCGGCGGGATCCAATTGAAGGTAGATGGGAAAGAAATAGATATTTCCAAACAATTTACGTTCAAGGGTTTAATGCTGAGCGGAGTTCCAAATTTTGCATTTTGTGTGGGTTATACTAATGCATCCTGGACCTTGAGAGCGGATCTAACTTCTACCTATGTTGCAAGACTACTGAATCACATGCAAGCGAACGGTTATAAACAATGTGTACCAGTTTGTGATCCTTCTAAGATGGAGAAGGAGCCGATACTCGATCTAAATTCAGGATACATCCAAAGGGCAATCGATCAATTCCCGCAAAGAGGAGCCAATCGTCCCTGGAGATTCCATCAGAATTATCTAATGGATCTACTCGATATCAATTTTGCGAATGTGAACGACTCCAATTTGTCGTTCGGATGAAAAAAGTTAAAATAGGAAGAAGAAAAATCAAATGAAAAGTTTTAAAAACAAAGTAGCCGCTATTACTGGAGCAGGATCCGGAATGGGAAGAGAGCTTGCAATCCAACTAGCAGAACAAGAATGTAACCTCGCACTTTCAGACGTAAACGAAGCAGGTCTCGCGGAATCGGTCCAACTTGTAAAAAAGAAAAACCCAAATATTTTCGTCACCAGCCAAAAACTGGATGTATCGAATAGATCCGCTGTTTTTGAATGGGCCTCTAAAGTGGCCAAAGAGCATAATAAGGTAAATTTGATATTCAATAACGCCGGCATCGCCTTCGGCTCCACGATAGAAGGATTCGAGTCCGACGATTTTCAGAGAGTTATGAATATAAACTTTGGAGGAGTGGTAAACGGAACCCAGGCATTTCTACCTTATCTAAAAGAAAGTGGAGACGGCCATATCATAAATACTTCTAGCGTATTCGGTATCATCGCCGTTCCGGGAACTTCCGCCTACAATGCTTCCAAATTTGCAGTTAGAGGGTTTACCGAGACCTTAAGACAAGAATTGGATCTTACTAACGCAAAAGTTTCCGCGACAAGCGTTCATCCCGGAGGGATCAAAACCGCTATCGCAAAAAGTTCCAAAACGAACGATAGTGTGAGAGCTTTAGGTTTGGATCCTAATACTGCAGGAGAAAAAATGTCCGCTCAATTTATTACTACTCCGGAACGAGCAGCGAAAGTGATCTTAAAAGCGGTAAAGAAAAATTCCAGAAGAGTCTTGATCGGACCGGACGCGGTCTTTGTAGATCTTATGCAAAGATTACTTCCAACTTCTTATCAAGTGATAATCGGAAAACTTCTGCTAAAACAAATGAGATAAATTAGATCTATGGAAGCCGATAAGCGGCTTCCATAATTAAAATCCATTTATTTGGATCAAACCTCACTGCATAACCTGTTTTATGATATCCAGGAATTGTGCGGGACGAAACGGCTTAATGATCCACCCATTTGCTCCTGCTTCGGCTCCCTTCTGTTTAATATTTTCTTCCGACTCTGTAGTCAAGGTTAGAATAGGTACGTCCGTATTTCTTTTTCTGACTTCCCGGATAAAAGTAAGTCCGTCCATCACAGGCATATTTATATCCGTTATGACTAGATCGTAATCGGAGTCGGTGAATTTGTCTATGCCCTCCTTTCCGTCGGATGCAAGAGTGACGTCATATCCGCCTATTCCCAACGTTTGTTGAACCAGACTTCTCATAGTCGCCGAGTCGTCTACTGCCAGTATTCTTAAGTTCCCCATATATTAAGCTCCTTTAATAAATAACGTAAAGTTGGAAGGATTCAATTCATAAAAGCGGCAGAGGCCGAATTCACGAATGATAAAATTTTTCGAATATTCCGATATAGACTCGGCGGATCCCAGAATAAGAAAACTGTCTTGATTCAGGGCTTTTTCTATTTTATTGAATAGACTTCTTCTTTCCTGTTGGTCGAAATAATAGGACACATTCCTACATAGTATCAAATCACAGTTAGACGGATAAGGATCATAGATCAAATTATGCTGTTTAAATTCTATAACGGATCTTACCTCCTCATTTACTACGTATAATCCTTTGGAGACAGGATCGAAATATTTCGCAAGATGAGCCTCGGACAATCCTCTTCCGATCTCAAAAGCCGAATAAATTCCACTCTTGGCTTTTTCAATCGTATCTTTTGCTATATCCGTTGCAGTTATGCTAATATTCTTGAATAGTTGAGGATACTTTTCGTGAATAGAGATCGCCACGGAATAAGGTTCTTGCCCGGTAGAACAGGCAGCCGACCATATCTTGATCTTAGCGTCTTTTTGCTGTTTTCTTTCCAATATCTCGGGTATAATTCTTTCAAGGATCGCCCCAAAAATACTTTCGTCCCGAAAAAATCTAGTCTCATGAGTAGTTACTCTCTCTATAACTTTCTCATTGAATTCGAGGTCGTAACCTTCTTTAAATTTTTTCGATAGCTGACCGAAATCGGATAAATTATAATCCGATAATATATCCGAAAGACGACTTTCCAAAAGATAGATTTTTTCCTCTGTTAAGGATATACCTGTCGCTTGTTTTATCACTTCCATCAATTCGAAGGTTGTATCTTGCATTATAATTAGTTCCTTTGTAATAAGCTGGAAATCTTATCTGCGATGCTGTCCACATCCAATACTTCGTCGACAAGCCCTTCTTGAACCGGGCGATTGGGCATTCCGAAAACGGTGCATGATTCTCGGTTCTGAGCGATCAAGTAAGCTCCGTTCTTCTTTAGCTCTTTCATGCCTAAGTAACCGTCCTCTCCCATTCCAGTCATAATGATCGCAGTGGTTTCTTTCGGAAAATTTTCCGCTAAAGATCTGAAAAGGATATTTACGGAAGGTTTACATAATTCTTCTTCCGGTCCGTTAAACACTCTTGCCGCAGGGCCTGAAGCGCTATTGACGATCTCGAGTTGTTTTCCTCCGGGAGCTATATAAGCTACTCCTTTCCGCAATACTTCGCCGTCTTCCGCTTCTTTGATCAGCATATTTGCAGCTTGCGAAAGACTTTCTGCGAGATAATTGGTAAACAAAGGAGGCATATGTTGAGCGACTACGATACTACCGTTAAGATCCGGCGGTAATTTTAGGAAAAGTTGGCGCAAAGCGATCGGCCCACCGGTGGAAATTCCTATTGCGCATATCGCACAATCTTTCTCCCTTCTGGTTTGGACCGTTTTAACTGGAATATTTTTCTTTTCAACCGGACTCTGAACGATAGGTTTGATCGGGCTAAGAGCTTTGATCTTGGAAGTCAATAACTCCAAAGTTTCACTTAACGCTCCCTCTTGCCCTCCGTTCGGTTTAGGTACGAAATCGATCGCCCCCATATCCAAGGCTTTCAAAGTGATCTTAGCCCCCTCCTGTGTCAGGGAACTAAGCATAATCACTCGTGTTTCCGGAAATTTCGATTTGATTTCCTCTAACGTTTGGATCCCGTTCATCTGAGGCATTTCTACATCCAAAATCACGAAATCCGGTTTTAGTTGTGCGATCTTAGGAAGGGCAAATTTGCCGTCAATTGCCGCTCCCAAAAATTCGATCTCACCGTCCTGAGAAAAAGTGTTCCGAAGAAGGTTCCGATAGACCAAAGAATCGTCCACGACGAAGACCGATGTTTTGCGGGACACTTTGTTTTTTTCCACAGGTAATTCCAAGGCGCTCACCTTTCACTTAGCCGTATTCGAGATTTTGAATTGATTCACCAACATTGTCAGACCTGCGGCAAGATCCTGTAAAGATTGAGATAGTTTAGAAACGCTGCTCGAATCCTTAGCACCGTCTAAAGATGCGGTTGAGATCCCGTTGATGTTTTTGGTTACATCGTTAGAAGTAAGCGACGTTTGACTTACGTTAGCCGCTATCTCTTTCGTAGTAATTGACTGCTCTTCCACCGCAGATGCGATGCTTCCGCTAATCTCGTTCACTTCGGCGATCACGCTTGTAATTTTGCCGATGGATTCGATCACTTTTTCCGTACTTTTCTGTATTGCAGAGATTTTACTTTTGATCTCTTCGGAAGATTCCGCGGATTGACGAGCAAGCTCTTTGACTTCGGATGCGACTACAGCAAAACCTTTCCCGGCATCCCCTGCTCCTGCTGCTTCGATTGCGGCATTCAACGCGAGAAGTTTGGTTTGAGCGGCAATGTTAGAGATACTTTCAATTACGTTCCCGATCTCGTTCGCATTCTCACCTAGTTCTTTTACAACCCTACTGGTTTCGATTGCGGTAGAATTCGCTTCTCTCGCTATCTTTGCCGAGTCGGCTGCCTTTTTCGCGACTTCTCCTACGGAAACGGACATTTCTTCAATGGAACTCGAGACAACATTCAAATTCTGATTCATCTGAGTCGCAGCAGCTGCGATGGTT harbors:
- a CDS encoding TolC family protein produces the protein MFRKTVQIILIFLFSGSPGLFSQTETVISIEDFMAKAEKTSPDVAAKIFQAKRAEEDVGAAKSAYMPTAYFSGMVTSGLPGSFGEPGVMVPRGVMVSPFHAGPSAGIWGQYTLYDWGRRENDVKVAETQAKERKEEIRIARVEVLDTSVRSYYACSRNRSLSELWSGLNGDLEIIHREVLRFVRNGQKSIVDKYLIEAQVEQIKTQTHDYELRLNKGREELGLLIQEDWNNFSCPSITSINLGPLPETESKSSKESQSEKNTTYDNSPIVNRAKMELLAAEAKLDRSKADFMPELKSSYSVGTFEQARLVPYQNYSANLSLVVPVFEGMKTVREVKAAEHEVSSKRKELEAARKKIAELNIGLGKTIDSSALRIRHLRNEVSLAKTAYEVARNRYTSYQGNLVDFREAFRNLLRANGELIDAYTEYLIYTKVKDLVNGNI
- a CDS encoding FecR family protein — translated: MKKVSVLFLLGLICILFSCGKKEADAGKGVITFVVGNVTLERGPEKSKAEVSKEIQKGDILVTDEGATAMIAFGENSSLLEIQSGSRFRFDDINSDKKFFQEKGRSWILSNKLVKGEGLSLGTPTTTAGVRGTKFYTSIVDDMTFICHCQGKVELENSADHSKMIPTSDYLTVTKGAKTIVIDKDDLLKIGIPYVHNHSEVNNSPVGERTNMKLEEFLKMQELAKKKLAGKS
- a CDS encoding DUF1330 domain-containing protein, producing MKYYSVAELNIASSRWIPAYVRNVTKMVEKFGGRYLSRTTNMEKMEGDRQLPQLFLIIEWPSKEAVQKFYNSEEYKPFLESRLKGSTGEFILVPGEDVNQLANIPRLE
- a CDS encoding flavin-containing monooxygenase: MQKEHFDVITVGAGLSGISAGYHLQKLCPGKKYTILESRSDIGGTWSLFRYPGIRSDSDMFTLGYSFRPWKEAKAIADGPSILNYVRETASEFGIDRNIRFEHRVTSTSWSSKENCWTINVEVGPKREKRTYTADFLYICSGYYNYDKGFTPNFPGAKNFKGQIIHPQHWPENLDYKGKKVVVIGSGATAVTLVPSMADDASHVTMLQRSPTYITSLPSKDIVADFLRFVLPAKIAHHITRIKNILIQIWFYQICKRFPNFAKWLIRARLKASLPKGYDIDTHFKPNYQPWDQRVCLVPDSDLFKAISKGKASIVTDHIETFTPKGITLRSGKELEADIIVTATGLELLAIGGIQLKVDGKEIDISKQFTFKGLMLSGVPNFAFCVGYTNASWTLRADLTSTYVARLLNHMQANGYKQCVPVCDPSKMEKEPILDLNSGYIQRAIDQFPQRGANRPWRFHQNYLMDLLDINFANVNDSNLSFG
- a CDS encoding SDR family NAD(P)-dependent oxidoreductase, producing the protein MKSFKNKVAAITGAGSGMGRELAIQLAEQECNLALSDVNEAGLAESVQLVKKKNPNIFVTSQKLDVSNRSAVFEWASKVAKEHNKVNLIFNNAGIAFGSTIEGFESDDFQRVMNINFGGVVNGTQAFLPYLKESGDGHIINTSSVFGIIAVPGTSAYNASKFAVRGFTETLRQELDLTNAKVSATSVHPGGIKTAIAKSSKTNDSVRALGLDPNTAGEKMSAQFITTPERAAKVILKAVKKNSRRVLIGPDAVFVDLMQRLLPTSYQVIIGKLLLKQMR
- a CDS encoding response regulator; translated protein: MGNLRILAVDDSATMRSLVQQTLGIGGYDVTLASDGKEGIDKFTDSDYDLVITDINMPVMDGLTFIREVRKRNTDVPILTLTTESEENIKQKGAEAGANGWIIKPFRPAQFLDIIKQVMQ
- a CDS encoding CheR family methyltransferase, translating into MQDTTFELMEVIKQATGISLTEEKIYLLESRLSDILSDYNLSDFGQLSKKFKEGYDLEFNEKVIERVTTHETRFFRDESIFGAILERIIPEILERKQQKDAKIKIWSAACSTGQEPYSVAISIHEKYPQLFKNISITATDIAKDTIEKAKSGIYSAFEIGRGLSEAHLAKYFDPVSKGLYVVNEEVRSVIEFKQHNLIYDPYPSNCDLILCRNVSYYFDQQERRSLFNKIEKALNQDSFLILGSAESISEYSKNFIIREFGLCRFYELNPSNFTLFIKGA
- a CDS encoding protein-glutamate methylesterase/protein-glutamine glutaminase, producing the protein MSALELPVEKNKVSRKTSVFVVDDSLVYRNLLRNTFSQDGEIEFLGAAIDGKFALPKIAQLKPDFVILDVEMPQMNGIQTLEEIKSKFPETRVIMLSSLTQEGAKITLKALDMGAIDFVPKPNGGQEGALSETLELLTSKIKALSPIKPIVQSPVEKKNIPVKTVQTRREKDCAICAIGISTGGPIALRQLFLKLPPDLNGSIVVAQHMPPLFTNYLAESLSQAANMLIKEAEDGEVLRKGVAYIAPGGKQLEIVNSASGPAARVFNGPEEELCKPSVNILFRSLAENFPKETTAIIMTGMGEDGYLGMKELKKNGAYLIAQNRESCTVFGMPNRPVQEGLVDEVLDVDSIADKISSLLQRN